A genomic window from Silene latifolia isolate original U9 population chromosome Y, ASM4854445v1, whole genome shotgun sequence includes:
- the LOC141632269 gene encoding uncharacterized protein LOC141632269: MVDGKKDGDVHSSSHTPNPIYVVSSHYGTGAKITHVILLGLNYEEWVKGFRVALGAKWKTGFIDGTLKNIPSDPNDLEDWTTINYLIVAWIFNTIEPRIQSSTYYRETAYELWEDIRLRFTGGNEIKIYQIESELSECKQKPDETIMDYYGRMKKLWDDINDFDALPSCTSSGCR, from the coding sequence ATGGTTGACGGTAAGAAGGATGGAGATGTTCATAGTTCTTCTCATACTCCCAATCCGATTTATGTTGTATCTTCACACTATGGTACGGGGGCAAAAATCACACATGTCATTCTCCTCGGGCTAAATTATGAAGAATGGGTGAAAGGTTTTCGGGTTGCGTTAGGAGCAAAGTGGAAGACAGGTTTTATTGATGGTACTCTCAAAAATATACCGTCCGATCCGAATGATTTGGAGGATTGGACGACTATTAATTATTTGATTGTTGCGTGGATTTTCAATACTATTGAACCACGCATCCAATCGTCTACTTATTATCGTGAAACGGCTTACGAACTATGGGAAGATATTCGTTTGCGATTCACAGGAGGGAATGAGATTAAAATATATCAAATCGAGAGTGAGTTGTCAGAATGTAAGCAGAAACCCGACGAGACAATCATGGATTATTATGGGCGAATGAAGAAGTTGTGGGACGATATAAACGATTTTGACGCATTACCTTCTTGCACTTCCTCTGGGTGTCGATGA